The Proteus vulgaris genome has a segment encoding these proteins:
- a CDS encoding YhhN-like protein → MSWPFLAVLFSGWLYIDAAYRGPNWQRWLFRPITLLLLLLWAWQVPEHNINSYLIVGALLATLLSDLLRIFDGKYLLPSIALVFLSYILYMVSFLLPLQLSFYLPLLGFVILAFIIILAIVWTKLDKLAIPASLTLLAAFAMFWIAGEKFFYLSNDYNLSIMIGSLLLVIAYSIWLINRFRFSFTASKGLVSACYFIGHFFIVRALFL, encoded by the coding sequence ATGAGTTGGCCTTTTCTCGCGGTATTATTCTCAGGATGGCTTTATATCGATGCCGCATATCGTGGACCTAATTGGCAACGATGGTTATTCCGTCCTATTACACTACTTCTTTTATTACTTTGGGCATGGCAAGTCCCTGAACACAATATTAATAGCTACCTGATTGTTGGCGCGTTATTAGCAACGCTGCTTTCTGATCTATTAAGAATATTTGATGGTAAGTATTTACTACCATCCATTGCCTTGGTATTCCTGAGTTATATTCTTTATATGGTGAGTTTTTTATTACCACTCCAACTCTCGTTTTATCTTCCTTTACTTGGGTTCGTTATTCTTGCTTTCATTATCATTTTAGCCATTGTTTGGACAAAACTCGATAAATTAGCAATCCCGGCCTCTCTCACGTTATTAGCCGCATTTGCCATGTTTTGGATTGCGGGTGAAAAATTCTTTTACCTAAGTAATGATTACAACTTATCTATTATGATTGGCTCTCTATTGTTAGTAATTGCTTACTCTATATGGCTTATCAATCGATTCCGCTTCTCTTTTACAGCATCTAAAGGGCTTGTCAGCGCCTGTTATTTTATTGGGCACTTCTTTATTGTTAGAGCATTGTTCCTTTAG